In Candidatus Acidulodesulfobacterium acidiphilum, the following are encoded in one genomic region:
- a CDS encoding carbon-nitrogen hydrolase: MINKSNNRINVCLAQTDPKMGDLEKNIENHINIISSAKNKGAEIVVFPELSLTGYFLKDSVYDLGVDINSDEAAVFQPLYEVSRELNIAVIAGFVEKDADFNFYNSTFCVSNGKLINIHRKVYLPTYGMFEELRYFKQGDGFGVFDLNGVKISVLTCEDAWHLSSSYIAANKGAHIIIINSASPARGITSGLNKFNSTNMWEELLSVIAFYYKCYVIYVNRVGFEDGIGFSGGSCAINPSGDIESKIDYIETGEIIAELNLNLLNNERFKTPLLRDENLNLTLKELESIIDNNKVK; the protein is encoded by the coding sequence ATGATAAATAAAAGCAATAACCGGATAAACGTCTGCTTAGCGCAGACAGACCCCAAAATGGGGGATTTAGAAAAAAATATAGAAAACCATATTAATATTATTTCCTCAGCAAAAAACAAAGGGGCGGAAATAGTGGTTTTTCCGGAACTTTCTCTCACGGGCTACTTTTTAAAAGACTCCGTTTACGATTTAGGCGTCGATATTAATTCCGATGAAGCCGCCGTCTTCCAACCTCTTTATGAAGTATCGAGAGAACTTAATATTGCCGTTATCGCAGGTTTCGTAGAAAAAGACGCAGATTTTAATTTTTATAATTCGACTTTTTGCGTTTCTAACGGAAAACTTATTAATATTCACAGAAAGGTTTATCTGCCCACGTACGGCATGTTTGAAGAATTGAGATATTTTAAACAGGGAGACGGTTTCGGCGTTTTCGATTTAAACGGCGTTAAAATTTCAGTCTTGACATGCGAAGATGCCTGGCATCTTTCGTCGTCTTATATCGCCGCTAACAAAGGCGCTCATATAATTATTATCAATTCCGCTTCTCCGGCGAGAGGTATAACCTCGGGACTTAACAAATTTAATTCGACTAATATGTGGGAGGAACTTCTTTCCGTTATTGCTTTCTATTATAAATGTTACGTTATATACGTAAACAGAGTCGGTTTTGAAGACGGCATAGGATTTTCCGGCGGTTCATGTGCAATAAACCCTTCGGGCGATATCGAAAGCAAAATAGATTATATAGAAACAGGAGAAATTATAGCGGAATTAAATTTAAATCTGCTTAATAACGAAAGATTTAAAACGCCTCTTTTACGCGACGAAAATTTAAATCTGACCCTTAAAGAATTAGAAAGTATAATAGATAATAATAAAGTTAAGTGA
- a CDS encoding YraN family protein, giving the protein MNLNINDKKMNDKSLNKAKGDEGEAVAAEFLEKIGYRIIKKNFKKGRREIDIIAENESGNLNFIEVKTRFKNRFGKPYEAVNKRKLSTIIEVSDFFLMQSSASNIKNYNKTIYYGIISIEYIERGSIKLIFFENILE; this is encoded by the coding sequence ATGAATCTAAATATAAACGATAAAAAGATGAACGACAAGTCGTTAAATAAAGCTAAGGGAGACGAAGGAGAAGCGGTTGCGGCAGAGTTTTTAGAAAAAATAGGATACAGAATTATTAAAAAAAATTTTAAAAAAGGCAGACGCGAAATAGACATTATTGCCGAAAACGAAAGCGGCAATTTAAATTTTATAGAAGTAAAGACAAGGTTTAAAAACCGATTCGGTAAACCTTACGAAGCGGTGAACAAACGAAAACTTTCAACTATTATTGAAGTATCTGATTTTTTTTTAATGCAGTCGTCTGCGTCTAATATAAAAAACTACAATAAAACAATTTACTATGGCATAATTTCTATTGAATATATCGAACGCGGTTCGATTAAATTAATTTTTTTTGAAAATATTCTCGAATGA
- a CDS encoding ribonuclease HII, protein MPLKICGIDEAGRGCLAGPVVSAAVIIDKNKIPTGIKDSKQLTEPKRKEFYNIILSSAVSYSIGIASNLEIDKINIFKAAMLSMERAFDGLSVKPDVVIIDGPIVPKGLSDISGLKVIPVIKGDDRVKVVSCASVIAKVFRDGLMADVDEKYPEYGFKKHKGYATVEHKKNIRKYGLTKIHRKTFKF, encoded by the coding sequence ATGCCGTTAAAAATATGCGGAATAGACGAAGCCGGCAGAGGCTGCCTTGCAGGGCCGGTAGTATCGGCGGCGGTTATAATAGATAAAAATAAAATTCCTACCGGTATAAAAGATTCCAAACAGTTAACCGAGCCAAAAAGAAAAGAGTTCTATAATATTATTTTAAGTTCCGCCGTATCTTATTCTATAGGCATCGCTTCTAATTTGGAAATAGATAAAATTAATATTTTTAAGGCGGCTATGCTTTCTATGGAAAGAGCTTTTGACGGTTTATCGGTAAAGCCCGACGTCGTAATTATAGACGGTCCTATAGTGCCGAAAGGTTTATCGGATATTTCCGGATTAAAAGTAATACCTGTAATAAAAGGCGACGACAGGGTAAAAGTAGTTTCCTGCGCATCGGTAATAGCTAAAGTTTTTAGGGACGGACTAATGGCGGACGTCGATGAAAAATATCCGGAATACGGCTTTAAAAAACACAAAGGATACGCAACCGTCGAACATAAAAAAAATATTAGAAAATACGGATTAACGAAAATTCACAGGAAAACTTTTAAATTTTAA